One stretch of Chitinophaga pendula DNA includes these proteins:
- a CDS encoding ABC transporter ATP-binding protein — MIRTLNLQKLFTTEEVETTALNGINMDVQDGEFVAIMGPSGCGKSTLLNILGLLDNPTGGEYHFWGNEVAKMSERQRAQLRKGAIGFVFQSFNLIDELTVFENVELPLLYLKVPAADRKQRVEEVLERMNIMHRRNHFPQQLSGGQQQRVAIARAVVAKPKLILADEPTGNLDSTNGEEVMKLLQELNDAGTTLIMVTHSPYDAGFAHRIVNLFDGRVVTENIKEQFHI, encoded by the coding sequence ATGATTCGTACCCTTAATCTGCAAAAGCTCTTTACAACAGAAGAAGTAGAAACCACTGCGTTGAATGGTATTAATATGGATGTACAGGATGGTGAATTTGTAGCGATCATGGGACCTTCGGGTTGTGGTAAGTCCACGTTGCTGAATATATTGGGATTGCTGGATAACCCTACCGGCGGGGAGTATCATTTCTGGGGTAACGAGGTAGCGAAGATGAGTGAGCGTCAGCGTGCGCAGTTGCGTAAAGGTGCTATTGGCTTCGTATTCCAGAGTTTTAACCTGATCGATGAGTTAACTGTATTTGAGAATGTAGAATTGCCTTTACTATATCTGAAAGTACCTGCTGCAGATCGTAAGCAACGGGTAGAGGAGGTACTGGAGCGTATGAACATTATGCATCGTCGTAATCACTTCCCCCAGCAGTTGTCCGGTGGTCAGCAGCAGCGTGTTGCGATTGCGCGTGCGGTAGTCGCTAAGCCTAAGTTGATATTGGCGGATGAGCCTACCGGTAACCTGGATTCGACTAATGGGGAAGAGGTGATGAAGTTGTTGCAAGAATTGAATGATGCCGGTACTACTTTGATCATGGTGACGCACTCTCCTTATGATGCCGGATTTGCGCACCGTATTGTCAATCTGTTTGATGGACGTGTGGTGACAGAGAACATTAAGGAGCAGTTCCATATCTAG
- the nadB gene encoding L-aspartate oxidase: MQQVDFLVIGSGIAGLTYALKIADTFPDKKITIITKTREDETNTKYAQGGVAVVNDLENDSFEKHIEDTLIAGDGLCNPQTVEIVITEGPQRVNEIIAWGANFDKNPDGDFSLGREGGHSEFRVIHHKDVTGKEIERALLEALHRKPNIELITHCFVVDLITQHHLGFLVTKATPDIECYGVYVLNLKTNKIETILGRITLLATGGNGQVYRSTTNPAIATGDGIAMVYRAKGRIENMEFIQFHPTALYQPGVSNSFLITEAVRGDGAILRNIQGEDFMHKYDARLSLAPRDIVARAIDSEMKLAGTEHVFLDCRHMDKEKFIHHFPNIYEKCLSIGIDVSQQMIPVAPAAHYSCGGIKTDEWGRTSIRNLYACGECASTGLHGANRLASNSLLEAMVFAHRCYLDAVKNIDNTAFRTMVPDWDATGTTAPREMILITQSLKELKQIMSDYVGIVRTDERLQRAMRRLDILHEETESLYEKTAVSPQLCELRNLITAGYLIVKGATFRKESRGLHFNTDYPYKCELIQNIVL, translated from the coding sequence ATGCAACAAGTGGACTTTTTAGTGATAGGCTCCGGAATAGCAGGACTTACCTATGCGTTGAAAATAGCAGATACCTTCCCTGATAAAAAGATCACCATCATCACCAAAACCAGGGAAGATGAAACCAATACCAAATACGCACAAGGCGGAGTAGCCGTAGTAAATGACCTGGAAAACGACAGCTTCGAAAAACATATAGAAGATACCCTCATCGCCGGCGATGGACTCTGCAACCCTCAAACCGTCGAAATAGTGATCACCGAAGGCCCCCAACGGGTCAACGAGATCATCGCCTGGGGCGCTAACTTCGATAAAAACCCCGATGGAGACTTCTCCCTCGGCCGCGAAGGCGGACACTCCGAATTCCGCGTCATCCATCACAAAGATGTCACCGGCAAAGAAATAGAACGAGCCCTCCTCGAAGCCCTCCACCGCAAACCAAATATCGAACTCATTACCCACTGCTTCGTAGTCGATCTCATCACACAACACCACCTGGGATTCCTCGTCACTAAAGCCACCCCGGATATCGAATGCTACGGCGTATACGTACTCAATCTCAAAACCAATAAGATCGAAACCATCCTGGGTCGCATCACCTTGCTCGCCACCGGTGGCAACGGCCAGGTATACCGCAGCACCACCAATCCCGCTATCGCTACCGGCGATGGAATAGCCATGGTATACCGCGCCAAAGGCAGGATCGAGAACATGGAATTTATCCAGTTCCATCCCACCGCCCTCTATCAGCCCGGCGTCAGCAACTCCTTCCTCATCACCGAAGCAGTAAGAGGCGATGGCGCCATTCTCAGGAACATACAGGGCGAAGATTTCATGCACAAATATGACGCAAGACTCTCCCTCGCACCTCGCGATATCGTCGCCCGCGCTATAGACAGCGAAATGAAACTCGCCGGTACCGAACATGTATTCCTCGATTGCCGGCACATGGATAAAGAAAAGTTCATCCACCACTTCCCCAATATCTATGAAAAATGCCTCTCCATAGGCATCGACGTCAGCCAGCAAATGATACCCGTAGCCCCCGCCGCCCACTACAGCTGCGGTGGCATCAAAACAGACGAATGGGGCCGCACCTCCATCCGTAATCTATACGCCTGCGGCGAATGCGCCAGCACAGGCCTCCATGGCGCTAACCGCCTCGCCAGCAACTCCCTCCTGGAAGCAATGGTATTCGCGCACAGATGTTACCTCGATGCCGTTAAAAACATCGATAACACCGCCTTCCGGACAATGGTTCCAGACTGGGATGCCACCGGCACCACCGCCCCCAGGGAAATGATCCTCATCACGCAAAGCCTGAAAGAACTCAAACAGATCATGAGCGACTACGTAGGCATCGTCCGCACCGACGAACGCCTCCAACGCGCCATGCGCCGCCTCGATATACTACACGAAGAAACAGAATCACTCTACGAAAAAACAGCCGTATCACCACAACTCTGCGAACTCAGAAACCTCATCACCGCAGGTTACCTGATCGTAAAAGGAGCCACCTTCCGCAAAGAAAGCAGAGGCCTCCACTTCAATACCGACTATCCA
- a CDS encoding sensor histidine kinase, translating to MNRFSLFILLRILLLSITMAAGIWLWLTAGTNTGLLVLPIILLQIFGLYHYLTRVNRKLTLFMESIRYEDFSIRFSADNKLGKSFRLLNQQFNEVLEAFRQTRAEKEANLKYIDTIVQHISIGVLSFDAEGKIELINPAAFRLLNIYRLRNLAEMVPTHPDLPALLLQLKSGHKTLYRTQQEQQLSIHAATVRLQGRLVKLISIQNIHSELQDKELEAWQNLTKILRHEIMNSVTPIVSLIGTMREIVEQDIMPTTNQTEAITDLQEALQTIESRSKGIMNFVNAYRDYTTLPKPQFTNVNVKTLLTSISNLLYPDLKQAGITYQLIVETENMEIRADNAQLQMVLINLLKNAMDALEHIPNPTIQTKTYISSNNQLACIEIADNGPGIDSDAMNKIFIPFYTTKKKGSGIGLSLSQQIIQMHGGQLKVSHTSGGGTTFLVTVPVG from the coding sequence ATGAACCGCTTTAGCCTCTTTATACTCCTGCGCATCCTGCTGCTGTCAATAACAATGGCCGCCGGCATCTGGCTATGGCTCACCGCTGGCACTAACACCGGACTACTGGTACTACCCATCATCCTCTTACAGATATTCGGCCTGTACCACTACCTCACCCGCGTCAACCGCAAACTCACCCTCTTCATGGAATCCATCCGCTATGAAGACTTTTCCATCCGGTTCAGCGCAGATAACAAACTGGGCAAAAGCTTCCGACTCCTCAACCAGCAATTCAATGAAGTGCTGGAAGCCTTCCGGCAAACACGCGCCGAAAAAGAAGCCAACCTCAAATACATAGATACCATCGTACAACATATCAGCATCGGCGTCCTCTCCTTCGACGCAGAAGGTAAGATCGAACTGATCAACCCCGCCGCCTTCCGGCTACTCAACATATATCGCCTCCGTAACCTGGCAGAAATGGTTCCCACACACCCCGACCTGCCAGCACTACTCCTGCAACTCAAATCCGGCCATAAAACACTCTATCGCACCCAACAGGAACAACAACTCAGCATACACGCCGCCACCGTCAGACTACAAGGCAGATTGGTCAAACTGATATCCATCCAGAACATCCACTCCGAACTACAGGATAAAGAACTGGAAGCCTGGCAGAACCTGACCAAAATACTCCGCCACGAAATCATGAACTCCGTAACACCCATCGTTTCCCTCATCGGCACCATGCGCGAAATCGTAGAACAGGATATCATGCCCACTACCAACCAGACAGAAGCCATCACCGACCTGCAGGAAGCACTACAAACCATAGAAAGCCGCAGCAAAGGCATCATGAACTTCGTCAACGCCTACCGCGATTATACCACCCTCCCCAAACCACAGTTCACCAACGTCAACGTAAAAACACTACTCACCTCCATCAGTAACCTCCTGTACCCCGATCTCAAACAAGCAGGCATCACCTATCAACTCATCGTCGAAACCGAAAACATGGAAATCCGCGCCGATAACGCTCAACTCCAAATGGTACTGATCAACCTCCTCAAAAATGCCATGGATGCACTCGAACATATACCCAACCCCACCATCCAAACCAAAACCTATATCAGCAGCAACAACCAACTCGCCTGTATTGAGATCGCCGACAACGGCCCAGGCATAGACAGCGATGCCATGAACAAAATCTTCATCCCATTCTATACCACCAAGAAAAAAGGAAGCGGCATCGGCCTCAGCCTCTCCCAACAAATCATTCAAATGCATGGCGGCCAATTAAAAGTAAGCCACACCAGCGGCGGAGGCACCACCTTCCTCGTCACCGTCCCCGTCGGATGA
- a CDS encoding sigma-54-dependent transcriptional regulator, which produces MSTMLPGKILIVDDDVDVLRAARLLLKRHFEQVDFEKNPQKIPYLVTNFDYDVILLDMNFTRDLSSGKEGFEWLDRILDIKPDMAVVLFTAYGDVEMAVRAIKAGAVDFVLKPWENDKLLATIQTAYNKKNNTTVTKEAPQSQSQTTLIGNSPAMMQVMDTVARVAGTDANVLILGENGTGKDLLARHIHQLSLRNQKTFVSVDLGAISESLFESELFGHVKGAFTDAREDRIGRFEEAAEGTIFLDEIGNISLPFQAKLLTVLQNRYVTKVGSNKNIPINVRLICATNRDIVQMTAQHQFRQDLLYRINTIEINLPPLRERIEDIVPLAEHFLQVYREKYKRPVTSLHESLLVPLRQYDWPGNIRELQHAIERAVILAQGRSLQPKDVFLKSASAGQALNTGYNLEEMERNMIHQAMKKCNGNITEAARELGLSRAALYRRLEKYNI; this is translated from the coding sequence ATGAGTACAATGTTACCGGGAAAAATACTGATAGTAGATGATGATGTAGATGTATTACGCGCCGCCAGACTGCTATTAAAACGACATTTCGAACAGGTAGACTTCGAAAAGAATCCACAAAAAATACCATACCTCGTCACCAACTTCGACTACGATGTCATCCTCCTCGACATGAACTTCACCCGCGACCTCAGCAGCGGAAAAGAAGGCTTCGAATGGCTCGACCGTATCCTCGATATAAAACCGGACATGGCAGTAGTACTGTTCACCGCATACGGCGACGTCGAAATGGCCGTAAGGGCCATCAAAGCAGGGGCAGTCGATTTCGTACTCAAACCCTGGGAAAACGATAAACTCCTGGCAACCATTCAAACCGCTTATAATAAGAAGAATAACACCACCGTCACCAAAGAAGCACCACAAAGCCAGTCCCAGACAACACTCATCGGCAACAGCCCTGCCATGATGCAGGTCATGGATACCGTCGCCCGCGTCGCAGGCACAGATGCCAATGTACTCATCCTGGGAGAAAATGGTACCGGTAAAGACCTCCTCGCCAGACATATCCACCAGCTCTCCCTCCGCAATCAAAAAACATTCGTCAGCGTCGACCTCGGCGCCATCAGCGAATCCCTCTTCGAAAGCGAACTGTTCGGCCACGTCAAAGGCGCCTTCACCGATGCCCGCGAAGACAGAATCGGCCGCTTCGAAGAAGCCGCCGAAGGCACCATCTTCCTCGACGAAATAGGAAATATCAGCCTCCCATTCCAAGCCAAATTACTCACCGTACTGCAAAACAGATACGTCACCAAAGTAGGCTCCAATAAAAATATCCCAATTAACGTCCGCCTCATCTGCGCCACCAACCGCGATATCGTCCAGATGACCGCACAACACCAGTTCCGGCAGGATCTCCTCTATCGTATCAACACCATTGAGATCAACCTGCCACCACTACGCGAACGCATCGAAGATATCGTCCCCCTCGCCGAACACTTCCTCCAGGTATACCGCGAAAAATATAAACGCCCGGTCACCTCCCTACACGAATCACTGCTCGTACCACTACGACAATACGACTGGCCCGGAAATATCCGCGAACTCCAGCATGCCATAGAACGCGCCGTAATACTCGCCCAGGGAAGATCACTCCAACCCAAAGACGTATTCCTGAAAAGCGCCTCCGCCGGACAAGCACTCAACACCGGATATAACCTCGAAGAAATGGAACGGAATATGATCCATCAAGCCATGAAAAAATGTAATGGCAACATCACAGAAGCTGCCCGCGAATTAGGCCTCAGCAGAGCAGCCCTATATAGAAGACTGGAAAAATATAATATATAG
- a CDS encoding efflux RND transporter periplasmic adaptor subunit codes for MDRKIEKKFWSKKRIYLISGISVVAMLLLYNLIFADHRSRLNVEKDKITISTVTKGTFDVYIAVTAVVHPLKTIRLDAIEGGYVSRKYMEGGSMVKRGDSILRLENQRLMMDFVNHETEIYRLINELQNTRLRLKQDRFALQQKLSDLNFKIDQAKDLFDRNKQLVDEKIVSRQEFNKNKIEYEGLVKQREIEVKSQDFQEENAKLQIAQLESTIGRMQRNLQLMKDNLNNLVVRAPVDGQLSSIDVEVGTNITAGQNIGQIDDMDGFKLRAEIDEHYISRVFSGLKATFEFNGKSYPLTIMKVYPEVKNGRFNVDMTFDGKVPEGIRRGQSSPIRLELGKSSSAVLLPLGGFFSDTGGNWVYVVDKGGNRAVKRKISLGQKNPLYFEVLEGLQPGEQVITSSYENFGDKEVLVF; via the coding sequence ATGGACAGAAAAATAGAAAAGAAGTTTTGGTCGAAAAAGCGCATTTATCTTATCAGCGGGATATCTGTAGTGGCGATGCTGCTTTTGTATAATCTCATTTTTGCGGATCATCGTTCGCGGTTGAACGTAGAGAAGGACAAAATTACGATTTCGACGGTTACGAAAGGCACTTTTGATGTATATATCGCGGTGACGGCGGTGGTGCATCCTCTGAAGACCATCCGGCTGGATGCTATTGAGGGGGGGTATGTAAGCCGTAAGTATATGGAGGGAGGTAGTATGGTAAAGCGGGGTGATAGTATACTCCGGTTGGAGAACCAGCGTCTGATGATGGACTTTGTGAATCATGAGACGGAGATCTACCGGTTGATCAACGAGTTGCAGAATACGCGTTTGCGTTTGAAGCAAGATCGTTTCGCATTGCAGCAGAAGTTGTCTGACCTTAACTTCAAGATCGACCAGGCGAAGGATCTGTTTGACCGTAACAAGCAGTTGGTAGATGAGAAGATCGTGTCCAGGCAGGAGTTTAACAAGAACAAGATAGAGTATGAGGGTTTGGTAAAGCAGCGGGAGATAGAGGTCAAATCGCAGGATTTCCAGGAGGAGAATGCGAAGTTGCAGATCGCCCAGCTGGAGAGCACTATTGGCCGTATGCAGCGTAACCTGCAGCTGATGAAGGATAACCTGAACAACCTGGTGGTACGTGCCCCGGTAGATGGCCAGTTGTCTTCCATAGATGTGGAGGTAGGTACGAATATTACTGCGGGACAGAACATTGGTCAGATTGATGACATGGACGGTTTTAAGTTGCGTGCGGAGATTGACGAGCATTATATTTCCCGGGTATTTTCCGGTCTGAAGGCCACTTTTGAGTTTAACGGCAAGAGTTATCCGTTAACGATTATGAAGGTATATCCGGAGGTAAAGAACGGTCGTTTTAACGTGGACATGACGTTTGACGGAAAGGTGCCGGAGGGTATCCGTCGTGGACAGTCTAGTCCTATACGTCTTGAGTTAGGTAAGTCTTCTTCTGCGGTGTTGCTGCCCTTAGGCGGATTTTTCTCTGACACTGGTGGTAACTGGGTGTATGTAGTAGACAAGGGGGGGAACAGGGCTGTAAAGCGTAAGATATCCCTTGGCCAGAAGAACCCCTTGTATTTCGAAGTATTGGAAGGTTTGCAGCCTGGGGAGCAGGTGATCACCTCTTCTTATGAGAACTTCGGCGACAAGGAAGTGCTGGTGTTTTAG
- a CDS encoding lysoplasmalogenase, translating to MHKNWHLLYFTILALHLGAITLQYPTLQLATKPLLVLTLIIYSLKALTNTPPVFKTLLIAALCCSWAGDILLMFDARQEVFFMAGLGSFLLSHLCYISLFLKIRYTNPPLVLCRWPFIFLTEACVLAFIFFLLPHLGPLLVPVIIYAITISFTLLCAMHAFHFNTQPRTWRILIGAIVFIISDALLATNKFYQPLPAAQWWVMLTYGLAQWGIVSGSVAYLDTRRHNALATR from the coding sequence ATGCATAAGAACTGGCATCTCCTGTATTTTACCATACTCGCCCTCCACCTGGGCGCTATCACCTTACAATACCCCACACTACAACTGGCCACCAAACCATTACTGGTCCTCACCCTCATCATCTACTCCCTTAAAGCGCTCACCAATACCCCACCCGTATTCAAAACATTGCTCATTGCAGCCCTCTGCTGCTCCTGGGCCGGCGACATCCTGCTCATGTTCGATGCCCGGCAGGAAGTATTCTTCATGGCAGGACTGGGCAGCTTCCTCCTGTCCCACCTTTGCTATATCAGCCTCTTCCTCAAAATTAGATACACCAATCCCCCCCTCGTACTATGCCGATGGCCGTTCATCTTCCTCACCGAAGCCTGCGTACTGGCATTCATCTTTTTCCTCCTCCCCCACCTGGGACCCTTACTAGTCCCCGTTATCATCTACGCCATCACCATATCGTTCACCCTCCTCTGCGCCATGCATGCCTTCCACTTCAACACCCAGCCACGTACCTGGCGCATACTGATAGGGGCCATCGTCTTTATCATCTCCGATGCCCTACTCGCCACCAACAAGTTCTATCAGCCACTGCCAGCCGCACAATGGTGGGTAATGCTCACCTATGGCCTGGCACAATGGGGCATCGTTAGCGGTAGTGTCGCCTATCTCGACACCCGCCGCCACAACGCCCTCGCTACACGATAA